One Tomitella gaofuii DNA segment encodes these proteins:
- a CDS encoding glycosyltransferase 87 family protein has translation MTWRGRWLAVAACAAAITALFRLCDTVHGIDLRVYFEAGRSVLAGNGLYGGPQGAARVPFTYPPFAALAAVPLAATGWSAAQWLWAIVNVCALSVAVAVGYRAFLAGRRRRTWWLLGLTGFWAASGPVADHLGYGQVGLLLMAVCLVDADRAVRLPAWLPRGALTGCAAAVKLIPAAYLAVPLLRRRWRTVAVGAAAAIACTLLALAVLPGPTRAYVVDVVPGLADRVGVGDPAVAGNQSLRGMLLRTLPADATDRTVLASWAAACLLLVPLTVWGALRAARSRGAVAALVVVALGVEMMLPVAWTHHYVWLVPAVGLLWSPPRSVESGGSTAARAARVLAAAVTIAAFARTAPLVAAGGTGVAVLDRLGTEAIMIAAAAAMIGLAAPGGPRKSDAGEWRARAREVRDGRPHAR, from the coding sequence GTGACCTGGCGCGGCCGGTGGCTCGCCGTCGCCGCCTGCGCGGCGGCGATCACCGCGCTGTTCCGGCTGTGCGACACCGTGCACGGCATCGACCTGCGGGTGTATTTCGAGGCCGGCCGCTCCGTGCTCGCCGGCAACGGCCTCTACGGCGGGCCGCAGGGCGCCGCGCGGGTGCCGTTCACCTATCCGCCGTTCGCCGCGCTGGCCGCCGTGCCCCTCGCCGCCACGGGGTGGAGTGCGGCGCAGTGGCTCTGGGCCATCGTCAACGTGTGCGCGCTGTCGGTGGCGGTGGCGGTGGGATACCGCGCGTTCCTGGCGGGACGGCGCCGCCGCACCTGGTGGCTGCTGGGGCTGACCGGGTTCTGGGCGGCCTCGGGGCCGGTGGCCGATCACCTCGGCTACGGGCAGGTGGGCCTGCTGCTGATGGCGGTGTGCCTGGTGGACGCGGACCGCGCCGTGCGGCTGCCCGCGTGGCTGCCGCGCGGCGCCCTCACCGGCTGCGCGGCGGCGGTGAAGCTCATCCCCGCGGCCTATCTGGCCGTGCCGCTGCTGCGGCGCCGGTGGCGCACGGTCGCCGTCGGCGCCGCAGCCGCCATCGCCTGCACGCTGCTGGCCCTCGCCGTCCTGCCGGGCCCCACGCGCGCGTACGTCGTCGACGTGGTGCCGGGCCTGGCCGACCGGGTCGGGGTGGGCGACCCCGCCGTGGCGGGCAACCAGTCCCTCCGCGGCATGCTCCTGCGCACGCTGCCCGCGGACGCGACCGATCGGACCGTCCTCGCCTCCTGGGCTGCGGCCTGCCTGCTCCTCGTACCGCTGACGGTGTGGGGCGCACTGCGCGCCGCGCGTTCCCGAGGGGCGGTGGCCGCGCTCGTCGTCGTCGCACTGGGGGTCGAGATGATGCTGCCCGTGGCCTGGACCCACCATTACGTGTGGCTGGTGCCCGCCGTGGGCCTGCTGTGGTCTCCGCCCCGGTCCGTGGAGTCGGGTGGGAGTACCGCAGCGCGGGCCGCGCGCGTGCTCGCCGCGGCGGTGACCATCGCCGCTTTCGCCCGCACCGCGCCGCTGGTGGCCGCGGGGGGGACAGGTGTCGCCGTGCTCGACCGCCTCGGCACCGAGGCGATCATGATCGCCGCGGCCGCCGCGATGATCGGGTTGGCGGCCCCGGGAGGACCCCGGAAAAGTGACGCGGGGGAGTGGCGTGCCCGTGCACGGGAGGTCCGCGACGGACGACCGCACGCCCGGTGA
- the carB gene encoding carbamoyl-phosphate synthase large subunit, whose translation MPRRNDIAHILVIGSGPIVIGQACEFDYSGTQACRVLKAEGMRVTLVNSNPATIMTDPEYADATYVEPITPEVIEKIFLREREQGHPIDAVLATLGGQTALNAAVQLDAQGLLAKHGVELIGADIPAIQRGEDRQMFKDIVESVGGESARSRACDTMDEVYEAVEELGLPVVVRPSFTMGGLGSGLAFTYEDLDRIAGGGLDASPTANVLIEESILGWKEYELELMRDNKDNVVIVCSIENVDAIGVHTGDSVTVAPSMTLTDREYQKMRTLGIEILRAVGVETGGCNIQFAVNPADGRMTVIEMNPRVSRSSALASKATGFPIAKIAARLAIGYTLDEIVNDITGETPASFEPTLDYVVVKAPRFAFEKFPGADGTLTTTMKSVGEAMAIGRSYSEALGKVLRSLEHGGTGFWTVPDPEGDTVDAVLERLRTPREGRMYDIERALRYGATIDQVHEASALDPWFIAEVEGLVELRSRIIDAPVVDEALLRVAKNEGLSDRQIAVLRPELAGEDGVRDLRHRLGVRPVFKTVDTCAAEFEARTPYHYSTYELHADGQSEVAEQRVKPKVLILGSGPNRIGQGIEFDYSCVHAATTLSEVGYETVMVNCNPETVSTDYDTADRLYFEPLTFEDVLEVYQAESASGTVAGVIVQLGGQTPLGLAERLEAAGLPIVGTTPGAINLAEDRAEFGKVLTGAELPAPRFGTATTYEQARAIASDIGYPVLVRPSYVLGGRGMEIVYDEASLEGYISRATELSSDHPVLVDRFLEDAIEIDVDALCDGDEVYLGGVMEHIEEAGIHSGDSACALPPITLGRQDVEAVRRSTEALAKGIGVHGLMNVQYALKDDVLYVLEANPRASRTVPFVSKATGVPLAKAAARIMLGESIAQLRAAGVLPATGDGGTVAEEAPVAVKEAVLPFNRFRKADGTGIDTLLSPEMKSTGEVMGIDKDFGTAFAKSQIGASSALPTSGTVFVSVANRDKRAMVFPVKRLADLGFTVLATVGTAEMLRRNGIKATEIAKFSDERDGQDSIVELLRDRKVDLVINTPFGTSGPRVDGYEIRSAAIATSTPCITTVQGAAAAVQGVEAMIRGEIGVRSLQDLHAHLRAGAGA comes from the coding sequence ATGCCACGCCGCAACGACATCGCACACATCCTGGTGATCGGCTCCGGCCCCATCGTCATCGGCCAGGCCTGCGAGTTCGACTATTCGGGCACCCAGGCCTGCCGCGTGCTCAAGGCCGAAGGCATGCGCGTCACGCTCGTCAACTCCAACCCGGCCACCATCATGACCGACCCGGAGTACGCGGACGCCACCTACGTCGAGCCCATCACGCCCGAGGTGATCGAGAAGATCTTCCTCCGCGAGCGGGAGCAGGGCCACCCGATCGACGCCGTCCTGGCGACCCTCGGCGGCCAGACCGCCCTCAATGCGGCCGTGCAGCTGGACGCGCAGGGGCTGCTCGCCAAGCACGGAGTGGAGCTCATCGGCGCCGACATCCCCGCCATCCAGCGCGGCGAGGATCGGCAGATGTTCAAGGACATCGTCGAGTCCGTCGGCGGCGAGAGCGCCCGCTCCCGCGCCTGCGACACCATGGACGAGGTGTATGAGGCCGTCGAGGAGCTCGGCCTGCCGGTGGTGGTGCGTCCGAGCTTCACCATGGGCGGGCTGGGCTCCGGCCTGGCGTTCACCTACGAGGATCTCGACCGGATCGCCGGCGGCGGCCTGGACGCCTCGCCCACCGCGAACGTGCTCATCGAGGAGTCGATCCTCGGCTGGAAGGAGTACGAGCTGGAGCTGATGCGCGACAACAAGGACAACGTCGTCATCGTCTGCTCCATCGAGAACGTCGACGCCATCGGCGTGCACACCGGCGACTCGGTGACCGTCGCCCCGTCGATGACGCTCACCGACCGCGAGTACCAGAAGATGCGCACGCTGGGCATCGAGATCCTGCGGGCGGTCGGGGTGGAGACCGGCGGCTGCAACATCCAGTTCGCCGTCAACCCCGCCGACGGCCGCATGACCGTCATCGAGATGAACCCGCGCGTGTCCCGCTCGAGCGCGCTGGCCTCCAAGGCCACCGGATTCCCCATCGCCAAGATCGCGGCGCGGCTGGCCATCGGCTACACGCTCGACGAGATCGTCAACGACATCACCGGCGAGACGCCCGCGTCGTTCGAGCCGACGCTCGACTACGTCGTCGTCAAGGCCCCGCGCTTCGCGTTCGAGAAGTTCCCCGGTGCGGACGGCACGCTCACCACCACGATGAAGTCGGTGGGCGAGGCCATGGCCATCGGCCGCAGCTATTCCGAGGCCCTCGGCAAGGTGCTGCGCTCGCTCGAGCACGGCGGCACCGGGTTCTGGACGGTGCCCGACCCCGAAGGCGACACGGTGGACGCGGTCCTCGAGCGCCTGCGCACCCCGCGCGAGGGGCGCATGTACGACATCGAGCGCGCGCTGCGGTACGGCGCCACCATCGACCAGGTCCACGAGGCCTCGGCGCTCGACCCGTGGTTCATCGCCGAGGTCGAGGGGCTGGTGGAGCTCCGGTCCCGGATCATCGACGCCCCGGTGGTGGACGAGGCCCTGCTCCGGGTCGCGAAGAACGAGGGTCTGTCCGACCGCCAGATCGCGGTGCTGCGGCCCGAGCTCGCCGGCGAGGACGGCGTGCGCGACCTGCGCCACCGGCTGGGCGTGCGGCCCGTGTTCAAGACCGTCGACACCTGCGCCGCCGAGTTCGAGGCGAGGACCCCGTACCACTATTCGACCTACGAGCTGCACGCCGACGGCCAGTCCGAGGTGGCCGAGCAGCGCGTCAAGCCGAAGGTGCTCATCCTGGGTTCCGGCCCCAACCGGATCGGCCAGGGCATCGAGTTCGACTACTCGTGCGTGCACGCGGCCACCACGCTGTCCGAGGTGGGCTACGAGACGGTGATGGTCAACTGCAACCCGGAGACCGTCTCCACCGACTACGACACCGCCGACAGGCTCTACTTCGAGCCTCTCACGTTCGAGGACGTCCTGGAGGTCTACCAGGCGGAGAGCGCCTCCGGCACGGTCGCCGGGGTCATCGTGCAGCTCGGCGGGCAGACGCCGCTGGGTCTGGCCGAACGTCTCGAGGCGGCCGGGCTGCCGATCGTCGGCACCACCCCCGGCGCCATCAACCTGGCGGAGGATCGCGCCGAGTTCGGCAAGGTGCTCACCGGGGCGGAGCTGCCGGCGCCGCGGTTCGGCACCGCCACCACCTACGAGCAGGCCCGCGCCATCGCCTCCGACATCGGTTACCCGGTGCTCGTGCGCCCCTCCTACGTGCTGGGCGGGCGGGGCATGGAGATCGTCTACGACGAAGCCTCGCTCGAGGGCTACATCTCCCGCGCCACCGAGCTGTCTTCCGACCACCCGGTGCTCGTCGACCGCTTCCTCGAGGACGCCATCGAGATCGACGTGGACGCCCTCTGCGACGGCGACGAGGTGTACCTGGGCGGGGTGATGGAGCACATCGAGGAGGCCGGGATCCACTCCGGCGACTCGGCGTGCGCGCTGCCGCCGATCACCCTGGGCCGCCAGGACGTCGAGGCGGTGCGTCGGTCCACCGAGGCCCTGGCGAAGGGCATCGGCGTGCACGGCCTGATGAACGTGCAGTACGCCCTCAAGGACGACGTGCTCTACGTGCTCGAGGCCAACCCGCGCGCCAGCCGCACGGTGCCGTTCGTGTCCAAGGCGACGGGTGTACCGCTCGCCAAGGCGGCCGCGAGGATCATGCTGGGCGAGTCGATCGCCCAGCTGCGCGCCGCGGGCGTGCTGCCCGCCACCGGCGACGGGGGCACGGTGGCCGAGGAGGCGCCGGTGGCCGTCAAGGAGGCCGTGCTGCCGTTCAACCGGTTCCGCAAGGCGGACGGCACCGGCATCGACACGCTGCTCAGCCCCGAGATGAAGTCCACGGGCGAGGTCATGGGCATCGACAAGGACTTCGGCACCGCTTTCGCGAAGAGCCAGATCGGTGCGTCGTCCGCGCTGCCCACCAGCGGCACGGTGTTCGTGTCCGTGGCCAACCGGGACAAGCGCGCCATGGTGTTCCCGGTCAAGCGGCTGGCCGACCTCGGCTTCACCGTCCTGGCCACGGTGGGTACCGCGGAGATGCTGCGGCGCAACGGGATCAAGGCCACCGAGATCGCCAAGTTCTCCGACGAGCGCGACGGGCAGGACTCGATCGTGGAGCTGCTGCGCGACCGCAAGGTGGACCTGGTGATCAACACGCCGTTCGGCACCTCGGGCCCCCGCGTGGACGGCTACGAGATCCGCAGCGCCGCCATCGCCACCTCCACGCCGTGCATCACCACGGTGCAGGGCGCGGCGGCCGCCGTGCAGGGCGTCGAGGCGATGATCCGCGGCGAGATCGGCGTGCGCTCGCTGCAGGATCTGCACGCGCACCTGCGCGCCGGCGCGGGCGCGTGA
- the carA gene encoding glutamine-hydrolyzing carbamoyl-phosphate synthase small subunit, giving the protein MSDAVLVLEDGKVFRGSGYGAQGQTLGEAVFCTGMTGYQETLTDPSYHRQIVVATAPQIGNTGWNSHDSESRADDGTPADTIWVAGYAIREPSRMVSNWRADRGSLEDELVRQGIVGISGIDTRAVVRHLRDKGAMRAGIFSGASLGPVDGLQRIVQAQPEMLGADLAREVSTDSGYVIEPAGAPRFEVAAVDLGMKASIPEQLALRGCRVHVLPSTATLDQVEAIRPDGFFLSNGPGDPATADAAVQLTRGVIGKGIPMFGICFGNQILGRALGRRTYKMRFGHRGMNIPVIDEASGRVSITSQNHGFALEGERGEEFDTPFGRARVSHVCANDGTVEGVELLDGTAFSVQYHPEAAAGPHDARYLFDRYDALMARAGKSGGK; this is encoded by the coding sequence GTGAGCGACGCGGTTCTCGTACTCGAAGACGGGAAGGTGTTCCGGGGCTCCGGGTACGGGGCGCAGGGGCAGACCCTCGGTGAGGCCGTGTTCTGCACCGGCATGACCGGATACCAAGAGACCCTCACCGATCCCAGCTATCACCGGCAGATCGTGGTGGCCACGGCCCCCCAGATCGGCAACACCGGGTGGAATTCGCACGACAGCGAATCGCGCGCAGACGACGGCACGCCCGCCGACACGATCTGGGTCGCAGGTTACGCCATCCGCGAACCTTCGCGGATGGTGTCGAACTGGCGGGCCGACCGCGGCTCGCTCGAGGACGAGCTGGTGCGTCAGGGGATCGTGGGCATCTCCGGCATCGACACCCGCGCCGTCGTCCGCCACCTGCGCGACAAGGGCGCGATGCGGGCGGGGATCTTCTCCGGCGCGTCGCTGGGGCCCGTGGACGGCCTGCAGCGCATCGTGCAGGCCCAGCCGGAGATGCTCGGCGCCGACCTGGCCCGCGAGGTGAGCACCGACTCGGGCTACGTCATCGAGCCCGCGGGCGCACCCCGCTTCGAGGTGGCCGCGGTGGACCTGGGCATGAAGGCGTCCATCCCGGAGCAGCTCGCGCTGCGCGGGTGCCGCGTGCACGTGCTGCCGTCCACCGCCACCCTCGACCAGGTGGAGGCCATCCGGCCCGACGGGTTCTTCCTGTCCAACGGCCCCGGCGACCCCGCCACCGCCGACGCCGCGGTGCAGCTCACGCGGGGCGTCATCGGCAAGGGCATCCCGATGTTCGGCATCTGCTTCGGCAACCAGATCCTGGGCCGCGCGCTGGGCCGGCGCACGTACAAGATGCGCTTCGGCCACCGCGGCATGAACATCCCGGTGATCGACGAGGCCTCCGGCCGCGTCTCGATCACCTCGCAGAACCACGGCTTCGCCCTGGAAGGCGAGCGGGGCGAGGAGTTCGACACGCCCTTCGGCCGCGCAAGGGTGAGCCACGTGTGCGCCAACGACGGCACCGTCGAAGGCGTCGAACTGCTCGACGGCACCGCGTTCTCCGTCCAGTACCACCCGGAGGCGGCCGCCGGCCCGCACGACGCCCGCTACCTGTTCGACCGGTACGACGCACTCATGGCCCGCGCCGGGAAGTCGGGCGGCAAGTGA
- a CDS encoding transporter, producing the protein MLWLNTITVLAAVAIWALCVYLMWKGWRRRGRFQQGAVGDLHPVPRKLTRPTVDETSGLYVGSSLAGNWQARVTVHGLGVRALAALTGYREGVLVERQDAEALWIPRTAIVSVRTDRRLAGKVMTRDGLLVIRWRPAGVDGAVEIDTGFRGDDKSVYPRWLAEFGGDKTTDPEQAGRETERKEQK; encoded by the coding sequence ATGTTGTGGCTGAACACGATCACGGTGCTTGCGGCGGTGGCCATCTGGGCACTGTGCGTCTACCTGATGTGGAAAGGCTGGCGGCGCCGCGGCCGATTCCAGCAGGGCGCGGTGGGCGATCTGCACCCGGTCCCGCGCAAGCTGACGCGCCCCACCGTCGACGAAACCAGCGGGCTGTACGTGGGTTCGTCGCTGGCAGGGAACTGGCAGGCCCGCGTCACCGTGCACGGGCTGGGCGTGCGCGCGCTGGCCGCGCTCACCGGCTACCGCGAGGGAGTGCTGGTGGAGCGGCAGGACGCGGAGGCCTTGTGGATCCCGCGCACCGCCATCGTGTCCGTGCGCACCGACCGCAGGCTCGCCGGGAAGGTGATGACCAGGGACGGGCTGCTGGTGATCCGCTGGCGCCCGGCCGGCGTCGACGGTGCGGTGGAGATCGACACCGGTTTCCGCGGCGACGACAAGTCGGTGTATCCGCGCTGGCTGGCCGAGTTCGGCGGCGACAAGACGACAGACCCGGAGCAGGCCGGCCGGGAAACCGAGAGGAAGGAACAGAAGTGA